In the genome of Cyclopterus lumpus isolate fCycLum1 chromosome 19, fCycLum1.pri, whole genome shotgun sequence, one region contains:
- the lrrc18b gene encoding leucine-rich repeat-containing protein 18, translating into MAKGKETKKAQKNTITLKVAENCVALTRDSKRRLDLSFKEVTVVPKCIQKLCEMDELDLSRNLIRVVPDFIDSFIRICVLDLHSNYLEQLPVTIGRLHNLLVLNLCNNRLTSLPDEFGLLKNLHTLNLCINRLDALPSTVGALKKLRHLGLSDNRFTRVPGCLSRLTKLESINLKRNPLFTTEAAAGHEDLAVTERLSLVTESVLCEGCLKKCRTERKTLEEEV; encoded by the exons ATGGCCAAGGGGAAGGAAACCAAAAAGGCTCAAAAGAACACAATCACCTTGAAAGTGGCTGAGAACTGCGTGGCGTTGACGCGGGACAGCAAACGGCGTTTGGATCTCAGCTTCAAGGAGGTCACCGTGGTGCCAAAGTGCATCCAGAAGCTGTGTGAAATGGACGAACTGGACCTGAGCCGAAACCTGATCAGAGTGGTGCCCGACTTCATTGACAGTTTCATCAGAATCTGTGTTTTGGATCTGCACAGCAACTAT CTGGAGCAGCTGCCCGTGACCATCGGCCGCCTCCACAACCTGCTGGTCTTGAACCTGTGTAACAACCGCCTGACGAGCCTCCCCGACGAGTTCGGCCTGCTGAAGAACCTGCACACGCTCAACCTGTGCATCAACCGGCTGGACGCCCTCCCTTCCACCGTCGGCGCACTGAAGAAGCTCCGCCACCTCGGCCTCTCCGACAACCGATTCACCCGCGTCCCCGGCTGCCTCTCGAGGCTGACCAAGCTGGAGAGCATCAACCTGAAAAGGAACCCCTTGTTCACCACGGAGGCTGCAGCCGGTCACGAGGACCTCGCGGTGACGGAGCGGCTTTCCCTGGTCACGGAGAGCGTCCTGTGTGAGGGCTGCCTGAAGAAGTGCCGAACTGAGAGGAAGAcattggaggaggaggtgtag